From the Daucus carota subsp. sativus chromosome 8, DH1 v3.0, whole genome shotgun sequence genome, one window contains:
- the LOC108197685 gene encoding trihelix transcription factor GTL1 encodes MSSPVEHESCSNTTIFQPDSCLTPFPQAPYPLFSQPQKLRPIRRTSDDMTQQPCLVNEARCDTASFVSKAFQDYKAQSDAQLLDFISQATSFDAQFSSSSDDDSESSEAVKESTNRKRKRKRNSLELLMENIMRKVMYNQERMHRQLLDILEKNEEARLIREEAWKQQEIERAQRDEELRREEVSRSLALISYVQDLLGHEIQIPKSCEVSCAEKNEQEFSNLGNCDTDPNNKGWRKSEVQSLITVRAALDHKFLNGHKGSLWELVAARLFRMGYNRTAKKWKEKWESINNNYRKTLECEKSCSGYSKSCPYFQELDILYKSGLITLVNATGNI; translated from the exons ATGTCTTCTCCGGTGGAGCATGAAAGCTGCAGCAACACCACCATCTTCCAACCAGACAGTTGCTTAACCCCCTTCCCCCAAGCTCCCTATCCACTCTTCTCGCAGCCTCAGAAGCTCCGGCCCATTCGCCGGACCTCCGACGATATGACTCAGCAGCCTTGCTTGGTCAACGAGGCCAGGTGTGATACGGCGTCGTTTGTTTCCAAGGCGTTTCAGGATTATAAGGCGCAATCGGATGCTCAGCTTCTCGATTTCATTTCTCAGGCGACTTCTTTCGATGCTCAGTTCAG CTCCTCTTCGGATGATGATAGTGAGTCATCAGAAGCAGTGAAAGAATCGACAAACCGAAagaggaaaagaaaaagaaactctCTAGAGTTGCTTATGGAGAATATTATGAGGAAAGTCATGTACAATCAAGAGCGGATGCATAGACAGTTGTTGGATATTTTAGAGAAGAATGAAGAGGCGAGACTCATTAGGGAAGAAGCTTGGAAACAGCAGGAGATTGAAAGGGCCCAAAGGGACGAGGAGTTACGAAGAGAGGAGGTATCTCGCAGCCTGGCTCTCATATCCTATGTACAAGATTTGCTGGGCcatgaaattcaaattccaaAATCTTGTGAAGTCTCATGCGCTGAGAAAAACGAGCAAGAATTTAGCAATCTTGGCAATTGTGATACTGATCCTAATAATAAGGGATGGCGCAAATCTGAAGTACAATCCCTTATAACTGTTCGAGCTGCTTTGGATCATAAGTTCCTGAATGGTCACAAAGGCTCTCTATGGGAATTGGTAGCAGCCAGATTATTCAGGATGGGGTACAACCGCACTGCAAAGAAGTGGAAAGAAAAATGGGAGAGTATCAATAATAACTACAGGAAGACATTGGAGTGTGAAAAGAGCTGTTCTGGTTATTCAAAATCATGCCCCTATTTTCAAGAACTTGATATCTTATATAAAAGCGGACTAATAACATTAGTAAATGCAACCGGCAATATTTAG
- the LOC108199056 gene encoding nuclear transcription factor Y subunit B-6 translates to MEKRGQKGQGYTSSCNTNSAADKECMVREQDMFMPIANVIRIMRKIMPSHAKISDDAKETIQESVSEFISFVTSEANMRCQQEQRRTITAEDVLWAMNNLGFDDYIEPLTVYLNRMREIENGEPFRSDLLLRRSLEHRAMGIATSFTPPYYMGLHNGTSGVMTTEGFLKDARNAGSTSGARGT, encoded by the exons ATGGAGAAAAGAGGGCAAAAAGGACAAGGCTACACCAGCAGCTGTAACACAAATTCTG CTGCTGACAAAGAATGCATGGTGAGAGAACAAGATATGTTCATGCCAATTGCAAATGTGATACGCATAATGCGAAAGATCATGCCATCCCATGCCAAAATCTCCGATGATGCCAAGGAAACAATCCAAGAAAGTGTGTCAGAGTTTATCAGCTTTGTAACAAGTGAAGCAAACATGAGGTGCCAGCAGGAGCAGCGCAGGACAATCACTGCAGAGGATGTACTGTGGGCGATGAACAATCTGGGCTTTGACGACTACATTGAGCCCCTCACAGTCTACCTGAATCGCATGCGTGAAATTGAAAATGGCGAGCCTTTCAGGAGTGATCTGTTACTGAGGAGGTCACTTGAGCACCGGGCAATGGGTATTGCTACTTCATTCACACCACCTTACTATATGGGACTGCATAACGGGACTTCAGGGGTTATGACAACGGAAGGTTTTCTAAAGGATGCTCGGAATGCTGGAAGTACTTCTGGTGCCAGAGGTACTTAG